GACTACGGCATTAATGCTTGAGTTATTAAGTGCTGAAGGCGTCTCACTCAGCGAGTTGCATGATAGGCTACCTAGAAGACACTTGATAAAGACTAAGGTGCCATTGAGGGATAAGAGTCTAGTAAGCAACTTGGTAGAGAAGATTTTATTGAGTTATAGTGGCTACAGAAGCATAACTATAGATGGTGTGAAAATAATAGGACCTGATTTCTGGTTCTTAGTAAGACCTTCCGGGACAGAGCCTCTAGTCAGGATTTTCGTAGAGGCGAGTGATGAGAACAAAGCGAATGAAATTCTTAAGGACTTGCTAGGAATTACTAGTGAGGTATTAAAATGAGGTTTCCGTTACTAAATCTGCTCGCGTGTCCAATGTGTAAGAATTTTCCGCTGAAACTCTACGTAATAGAGAAAAAGACTTCACAGAAAGAATACGCTGTTGCTAGGCCTTTCTGTGATTACTACTGTGGTAAGCATGAGAAGTTAGTTAGTTCTTTAGACGTCAGCAAGTTAGAATGTGAACTCTGTGTTAAGGAAGATATTGTGAGTGGAGTTCTCTTATGTGAGAAATGTAGTCGGTGGTACCCGATAATAAACGGGATTCCGTTTATGTATCCAGATAATAGGAGGTCACACCCAAGAGTCAAATCTAGGGAGGAAGAGTTCCTCAAAAAATACATGGATTTGCTCCCTAGCGAGATTCGCGAGAAAATTAAGTAGTTGAGTTGCTCAGCGTCTGAACCTCCTCCTGCCTCTCGTAGTCCTAGCAGAAAATTCAGCTACTCTCTCCTCACTAAGTATCTTTTCCTTCAATTCGTCAACAGCCTTCAACAATTCGTTGAGTGTGCTTTCGTCTAATTTATTCTGTCCTAAGAATTCCTTGCCAGAACTCGTCAGCCTGAGCTTCCTCAACGCCGGCTCCGTTTCTACTAGCCCTAAATAAAGAAGTAATCGAATATCTTCACTTAACTCTTTACTACTGGGTATTTGATCTACTAACACGAAAGAATACTTAAACTTAGCATTCTTTTCTTTGATTAACGCGTATATTAGGCTGTTTAAGCTCCTCTCAGATATTACCTGGAGGTGGTCTATTATAGTGAGGAGCTTCAGCTTGTCAGGGTCTTTTTTAACGGCGTCTAATGTTGCCACAGGTCTAGCGATTATTCTTAACTCCTTAGACGTCGTGCTTGAGGTTTGCTGAGGCTTTTGCGGCATCTTGTATGCCCCTAAATGAAGTTAATCTAGCACTAATAAATCAGATTAGACCCTTATTATATTATTATTGGGGGTCAGAAAATGAGTGAGATTAGAGAAATAAAGAGTACTAGATCTGAGATAGTCTTGAGTCTCCACAGTCACATAAGGGGTCTTGGGCTGGACTCTAACATGGAGCCCAAGCCCGTGGCGGGGGGCTTAGTAGGGCAGATTGAAGCGAGAAAAGCTGCTGGTGTGGTGGTTGATCTTATAAGACAGGGTAAGATGACTGGTAAGGGAATCTTATTTGTTGGTCCTCCGGGCACCGGGAAGACCGCGCTTGCTGTGGCTATAGCTAGGGAGCTAGGCGAGGATACCCCGTTCGTTGCTATAGATGGTGCCGAGATTTACTCTGCCGAGATAAAGAAGACTGAGGTGCTCATGCGGGCTGTACGTAAAGCTATAGGTGTCAAGGTTAGGGAGCTCAGGAAAGTTTATGAGGGTGTAGTTAAGAATATAAAGATAGGATTCGTGAAGCATCCGTTTAACCCGTATGCCAGAATACCTGGTGAAGCTAGAATAACTCTTGAGACAAAAGATGACTCAATAACTATATCGGTAGGTGAGGAAATAACTAGTCAGTTAGTTCAGCTCAGGATCAAGAGAGGAGACCACATATGGATAGATGCGGAGACAGGCATAGTACACAAGGTAGGTCGCGTGAAGGGGGTTGAGGAAGCTAAGTACTATGATATAGACTCAACGCGTATTGAAGAAGAAATGCCTTCAGGACCTGTGAAGAGAGATAAAGAGATAGTGCGTGTATTCACGTTTAACGACCTCGACCTATATGTTGCTAGCCAGAGATTCTCTATAACTTCTTTATTCGGAGTTGAACTAGAGAAAGAAATCGATGAAGACGTGAGGAAATCAGTCAATTCTATGGTTAAGAAGTGGCTTGAGGAGGGTAAGGGTGAGATAGTGCCCGGCGTCCTCTTCATAGATGACGCACACCTTCTAGACCTCGAGGCATTCTCTTTCTTAACTAAGGTTTTAGAGTCTGAGTTCTCGCCGATACTGATACTAGCTACTAACAGAGGAGTTACTAGGATAAGAGGGACTGACATTGAAGCACCCCACGGCATACCTCTAGACTTACTAGACAGACTGCTGATAATTCCTGTGAAACCGTACACTAGAGAAGAAATAAAGCAGATAATACTTATAAGAGCAGAGGAAGAGGAAGTCCAGCTAAGTAAGGAGGGTCTTGAGCGCTTAGCAGATATAGGCGCCAATCATAGCCTCAGGTACGCTGTCCAGCTACTCAGACCTGCTTATATAATAGCCGAGCGCAGAAAACACCAAGAGATAACACCTGAAGACATAGAGGAGGCATCAAAACTCTTCATAGACACTAAGCAGAGTGTGAAGTTGATAAAACAGTTTGAAGAACAATTCATGAAGTAGCAGCCGTTTCTTCCTCATCCTCTAGGTAAGTTAACAAAACCGGGTTATCTATTTCTACCACCTCACCTTTCCCTGATTCCTCGCCCTCGCTCACAAGTAAAGTAATTATTAAGTAGCTACCGATCTTGGACGCCTTGACTTTCTTGACCTTCATTTTAGTGAAGTTATCTAATTCATATCCTCCTAAACTATTTCGTAATTCGTTAACGTCATACTCTCGTCTTAAGCGTCCGCGGATTTTCGCGGCTACGTACTTGTCATAGCCCGTAATAGAGACTAATACTAGAATTAGAGTAGCCATCATCAAGAACAGGTCTAACATTACTCCCCCAACAATACCTCTACCTGCTTAATTGATTTTTAAGATATCAACCTAATTCTTCTTTAAGGAAATAATGAAGGAGGCTGGTGAGGAATCCTTGCTTGGTTGGTGTTTCTGAAATGACAGAAGATTACGTAGTTATCGAGGAGGGTAAGGCGAGAATTAAGGTGCCAAACCCTCTCAAGTACTTAAGACCTGATATGGTGTATGAACCTGCATGGGCGCCAGTCTTCTATAACCCAGCCCAGACACTGAATAGAGACGTTTCAGTTCTTGTGTTAAGTGCTTTACTCAGAACACAGGATTTTGAGAGACCTGTTAGAGTG
The genomic region above belongs to Zestosphaera sp. and contains:
- a CDS encoding RuvB-like domain-containing protein, which translates into the protein MSEIREIKSTRSEIVLSLHSHIRGLGLDSNMEPKPVAGGLVGQIEARKAAGVVVDLIRQGKMTGKGILFVGPPGTGKTALAVAIARELGEDTPFVAIDGAEIYSAEIKKTEVLMRAVRKAIGVKVRELRKVYEGVVKNIKIGFVKHPFNPYARIPGEARITLETKDDSITISVGEEITSQLVQLRIKRGDHIWIDAETGIVHKVGRVKGVEEAKYYDIDSTRIEEEMPSGPVKRDKEIVRVFTFNDLDLYVASQRFSITSLFGVELEKEIDEDVRKSVNSMVKKWLEEGKGEIVPGVLFIDDAHLLDLEAFSFLTKVLESEFSPILILATNRGVTRIRGTDIEAPHGIPLDLLDRLLIIPVKPYTREEIKQIILIRAEEEEVQLSKEGLERLADIGANHSLRYAVQLLRPAYIIAERRKHQEITPEDIEEASKLFIDTKQSVKLIKQFEEQFMK
- a CDS encoding Trm112 family protein, whose protein sequence is MRFPLLNLLACPMCKNFPLKLYVIEKKTSQKEYAVARPFCDYYCGKHEKLVSSLDVSKLECELCVKEDIVSGVLLCEKCSRWYPIINGIPFMYPDNRRSHPRVKSREEEFLKKYMDLLPSEIREKIK
- a CDS encoding phosphoglucosamine mutase (catalyzes the interconversion of alpha-D-mannose 1-phosphate to alpha-D-mannose 6-phosphate and alpha-D-glucose 1-phosphate to alpha-D-glucose 6-phosphate) is translated as RVVTAVSSSTIIEDLLREYGVEVVWVRVGSIVIARTMQSLGAMAGFEENGGFMYAPHQMVRDGAMTTALMLELLSAEGVSLSELHDRLPRRHLIKTKVPLRDKSLVSNLVEKILLSYSGYRSITIDGVKIIGPDFWFLVRPSGTEPLVRIFVEASDENKANEILKDLLGITSEVLK